Genomic window (Spirosoma sp. KCTC 42546):
GTGATCCCGATCCCACAGGTCGTGGTGAATGGTCTGATAGTACCACTTTAGTTTGCCTGTTTCGGCCTCTAGTGCCATGATGCAGTTAGCAAAGAGATTCTGGCCTTTACGGTCACCTCCGTAGAAATCGGACGCGGGGGAGCCAGTCCCAAAATACACGACGCCCCTCTTGTCATCGAGCGACATGCCACTCCAGTTATTGACAGCCCCGATTTTCTTGTATGCATCTTTTGGCCAGGTGTCGTAACCCAATTCACCCGGCTGTGGAATCGTATGAAATACCCACTTCAGTTTGCCCGTCACTACGTCGAACGCCCGAATGTGACCGGGTGCGGCATCGCCCGACTCCGATACGCTCGATCCGATGATAAACGTATTCTGGTATACAATCCCCGGTGAGGTCGCATTCACCGACAGCTTGCTCACATCATGGTCCAGATTGGTTTGCAGGCCTTCATGCAAATCGGCTTTACCGTCGGTGCCGAAACTGGAAATAGACTCACCTGTTGCTGCATTGATGGCATACAGACTGGAGCCAACCGTATACAGAATCCGCTTATCAGTTCCACTCTGCCAGTACACAACCCCTCGATTCGAGTTGCGTCGATCGTTCCGTGACGGTTCAAACCGCCAGAGTTGTTCACCAGTACCTGCTTTCAGGGCGAATAGATTCAAATCCGGTGTAGTACCGTATAGAATCCCGTCCACAACAATAGGCTGGCACTGGATGGCCCGATCGCGCCGACGACCGTTGGCGTCGGGCTTTTCAGCAGCATCATACATCCAGGCAACCTGTAAGTTTGTTACATTCCGGGTGTTAATCTGGGTCAGTGGTGAGTAGCGATTCCCCGCTTTATTCCCTCCGTAATTGGGCCAGTCCTTACCCGTCGATAGAGGGCCTTCGCCTGTCACCATGCTGGCGGCAAACGCGCTACCCACTACTAGTCCAAGGATTGCCCCTTTTCGGTCCAATCGAATCATAGAAATCAGCGTGTATTGTTATGTATTTTTTAAGAATGTGCCCAGTTAGAAAAGAGCAAATGTCGATTTCTATATAAAGACACATGAAGAAGGAAATTGGATAAAGAACGAGTGTAGTTTGCGTAAAATTTTTGTCAATAAGAAGAATAATAGGCCCTACTTTAAAATTGATTTTGTCAGAATAGATTTTTTTGTCATGCTGACGCAGGAAGCATCTTAAGGTATCCTAATTTGATAGTAAGGAAACTTTAAGATGCTTCCTGCGTCAGCATGACAAAAACTACTTTCGCCTACTTTCTTGATGGCTATAGTTGAGCTGTGCGGATAGAGCTAATGCTTCTTTATTTGTGGGGTCAATCGTTAAAATTTTTTGTACATAGTTTGATGTTCCTTTCTTATTATCCATTCGATAGTAGACGCTGGCAATTTGATTTAAAATCGACACATTGGTGGAATCAGTAGCATAGCGTTGTTTGAGAGAAATAATCTGCTCTACATTGGCTTTAACCGAATTTAAATCAAATCGGGATTGGTTGTTCTGAATGGCATAATCCAGATACGGCATGGCTTCCTGAGGTCGATCAAGTTGGAGATAAAGCACAAACAGATACCGTGCTTTGTCGAAGGTTGGGGCTAATGCAAATGCTTTTTTGAAATAGAAAATAGCCGTTTCCTGATCGTTCAGTTCGCCACTGAGCATGGCTGCCTTTTCATAATAGCGGGCGTCAGTCGGGTATTCCAGTGCCAGCGTTTCGACTACTTTCCGTGCGCTACTCAACGCACTACTGCGCATGTAAAAATCATACAAATTACGCAAAGCGTCATCCCAGGTCGTTTGCTGCGTCATCAAGCCATAAGCCAGTTTCTCTTCAACCGATTCAACTCGAAACGACTGCGCCGACATGACTTCATTAAACGGCCAGTTCCGTTTGAGATTGGCTACTTTATATAAGCCCGCCAGCGAATCTACTTTCGTAATAGGCATATCATGAAGTAGCTGGGCAAAGCTCATTTCCTGTTTATCGTTAACTGTAATAAGCTTCCCTTTTTTCAGCGCTTCATAAAATACCTCCGACAATAAGGCATAGCCTTTCAGATCAGGATGAACGTGTTCTAAAATCAACTCATCACCAATAATCATGTTGGCTGAATAGGCTTCAAAAAGGGCTTTAGCGTCTACTAGATGCGTGTTTTTATATTGCTGAGATAACTGACTAAGAACGCCATTGAATGATTCAGGTGCCCGGAATCGCAGGCCATCTAAGTCTCTTGCCCGCGAGAAAAGTCGTTTTGCCGCAACGAAATCACCCTGCAAATAAGCTGTTCGCCCCAGGTAGTACGTACACAGCGCGTGGGTGTTATTCAACTGATTAGCCGCCTTGAAATATGAATAAGCGACTGGCAGATTACCTGTTGTAAGGGCATTCAATCCAAGGTTGTACTTCTTGTTAAATTCGGAGGAAACACGCTTGCTGACAGGAAAACTAACAAATGGTTTCAAGTCTTTTTCATTGCTGATGAGATTGCTGACGAAAACCGGAATGCTTTGGTCTGAGAGCAATTGAAGAGTTCGATCCATGTTCCGGCGAAACTGTTCTACACCTCGCTCATACAGATCTGAACCATAAGGAATCTGTTGATCAGCAACCATCAGCCTCATGCGCGTACCGCCTGAACTCGATTTGCCTCCTCCGGCCATGCGCTGTAGCGTTTCGTAGCTATTGGTCAGCAACTGCACGAGTCGAAACTGGCGTAGGAATAGAATCAGGTCTACCAGTTGCGGATTGCCACCAATGCGTTCGGTTGAACCAACACCCAGCGCCCCGTAGTATTCATTGTGCCCAGTATAAATCAGAACAGCATCGGGTTCATAATTGATGAGTTCTTTGGCAAAACCAAAGACGGTATACGAATTTACGGCTGTCAATGAGAGATTGATAATCTCAAAATTTCGATCTGCAAATGTGTGCGCCAATCGATATTGAAGCCATCGATGAAATGAGCCGTTGTGAAAATAAGGGTAGCCTATTGTAGTCGATTCGCCCAGGATAAAAATGCGTAAGGTGTTCTCGTCTTTTTTCTTTTTAAAGGGTTCACTATTTCCGGTAGTGGCGATTTTTTGATTCGTAAAATATCGTTTAGAGGCATCTGGATTTAATACATAATACCCTTTATCGGCCGGATACTCAATGAATAAATCGACGTTATATCCATAGTTAAAAGCACGCAGTATAATTTCAATTAATCCTAGTAAAAAAAACGGAAGTAAAACGGCCGTAATTTTATAGAGGACTACTCGCCGGGGAGATGGCTTTGCGGGAGGAGTGTATTCTTTCAGCGCATTCATCATTAATTAAAAAAATATATCTTCCTGAAAAGCATTCCCGGCGCACAAAAAGCATAGCAGAAATTCCACTATGCTTTCCAAACCAACCTATAATGAAAGAGCGAAAGAATGAAAGAGTGAAAGAGCGGATAAGTTGATGCGACTGTTTTTCACTCTTTCATTCTTTCGCTCTTTCACTTAGTAGCCGTCATTCTGTGTCCAGGTCGGATTCCTGGACATTTCGTTCACTGGGATGGGGGCTAAGTATTTCTGGGCGAAATTTGTATTCGCCGGAATTGGATTTTCGGCCGAACTTCGGGCGGCTACAATCTGAGGCAGTAGCTGTAACCGAACAATATCAAACCACCGCACACCGAACTCGCCCGCAAATTCATAGGCCCGTTCATACACAACCGCATCCCGGAAAGCAGTCGCCGAAAGGCCTGTCGTCAGGTCGGGCAAACCTGCCCGTTTCCGTACCTGATTGATGGCGCTATAGCTTGCCGCGGTTGGTCCACCGGCGGCCATAGCTGATGCTTCGGCATAGATTAACAGCACCTGTGGATAGCGAATGACATCGTACACTTTGTTCGTACTCGGATTGATGGCATCTATGGTAGTTTCGGTTTCCGACACGCCATCGCCATTTAAACCCGCCCGGAACTTCTTGTAATAGGGGTGACCAGCGTGCGTTTCGGGCGAATCCCAGGGAACCAGCTTAAACGTTTTTCCATCGGGCTGGCGTAATTTGATCGTTGTATAAAACGTTGCATCCGTCCGGGAACATTTGGGTGCATTTTTATAGAAATTGATTTCCGGATAATAATCATCCCAGCCACTTGATCCGTTCGTTGCGATTTCATCGAGCGGTACAGAAGACGACCCTGCACTCCGAAGCGGAAGTCCCCCGCTTACATTGTACTGGAAACCAAAAATAGACTCGGAGCTATTGTTGGTCGTGAACACGGTTGCGTAAGGCGTATTGAGGTTATAGACACCCGATTGCATGACCGAATTCGCTTCATCGGCAGCCAGTTTGTAATTACTCTCCTGGTTAAGTGGCCAGCCCGTCATGCTCAGGTACACATCGGCCAGGAGCGAGCGGGCGGCCATCTGGTTCGCCTTGCCCGGTTGGTTCGGGAATGAAATGGGCAACAGCTCCTTCGCTTTCTGTAAATCGCTGATGATAGCTGCGTACACTTTGTCGACCGGATCACGCGGAGGGCGGTCGTTTACATCGATCTGGGTCAGAATAATCGGGACGGGCCCAAATGTTCGAACCAGATAAAAATACCCTAAGGCCCGCAAGAAATACGCCTGACCCGCTGCCTGATTTTTCAGGACATCTGTAGAGCCCACTTTAGCGTAATTAGCGATCACGTTGTTTGCCTGATAGATTCCCTGCCAGGGGCCTTGCCATTGAGCTACCAGACTTAAGTTGCCACTACCACCACTCAGGCGGTCAAAGAGCCGGAAATCTTCTTTATTCAGGCCGGGGTCGGTTGTAAAGTCATCTGAGCCAAAATAAGATGTGCTTCGGTTGGTAAAACCCCAGGCACCATCCCGCGCAAACTGAATATAGATAGCCGATACGGATGCATCCAGATCCGACTGGGTTTTAAAATAGGTTCCGGGTGTCAAACTGCCTTTGGGGTCTTCAATTAAACTCTGACAGCCGCTAACCAAAATCAAGGCAAGAAAGACAAGGAATAAGGAATATTTGGTGTTCATGGTTTTGTCTTCTGATTGAATGTTTAATCGTACAAACAGTACTTATAGGCCAAGGCGTAAGCCAATCGTATACGTTTTTGGGTTTGGTATAACACCCATTTCGAGTCCCTGTGTGATGGCGTTCGTTCCATTCGATACTTCAGGATCATAGCCAGGGTATTTGGTGATCATGAAGAGGTTCTGACCACTCACGTACACTTCGAGATTGCGGATTTTCGCCTTGTTCAGCAGATTATCAGGCACCCGGTAGGTAAGCGACAGGTTCTTCAGCTTCGTGTAGCTACCGTCATACACGTAACGGCTACTGTTATTAAAGTTCTTGCTGGTATTGCTGAACGCCGGATTGTCGGTCTGATTTTGGGCTGTCCAGATGTTCAGCGCTTCAGTAGTTGTGGCGTTCCGTTGGTCACCCAGGCCACCCCACAAGTACGCCAGTGTCTGTGAGTAAATCTGGTTGCCATGCGTTCCCTGGAACATGAAGCTAAGGGTAAAGTTGCCGTAGCTGACATCATTGATGAAACCAAATGAGTAGTTAGGCGTTCCATTACCGATCGGTACTCGGTCGGCTGCTGTGTAAGCATGATCGCCGTTGACATCCACATATTTGGCGTCACCTGGTTTCATCCCAAACTGGGCTGCCTGATCGGCTTCGCTCGTTTTCCAGGTTCCCAGAAATTGATACCCATAAAACTCACCCAGTGGGCGACCAACTCGCAGAATGGAGGCACTGTTCAGGGCAGAGCCAACACCGTTAACGATCACATTGTCGAGACCTCCCAGATCGGTTACCTTATTGCGATTAAAGGAGATGTTGAAATTACTAGTCCAGCGGAGTTTCCCCGTAGCAATGGGTGTGCCACTGAGCGAAAATTCGAGCCCCTTGTTTTCAACACTACCAATATTTCTTAAGTAATTGCCGCCACCTAAATAGAAAGGAGCCTGGTAGCTATACAAGAGGTTGGAAATATTTTTCAAATAGGCATCGGCGGTAAATCGTAAGCGACCGTTCAGAAACGACGCGTCGATACCCGCATCATATTGAGAAGTGGTTTCCCATTTCAGGCTATTGGATACGGGCGCTCCGAGTGGCGTTGCTACACTAGGGGTCTTGCCATCGTAATAATAAGCTGGCTGGCTTCCACCCGTGGTTATTTGCGCAATGGTGGCATACGCGCCCACCGCCTGATTGCCCGTTTG
Coding sequences:
- a CDS encoding RagB/SusD family nutrient uptake outer membrane protein — protein: MNTKYSLFLVFLALILVSGCQSLIEDPKGSLTPGTYFKTQSDLDASVSAIYIQFARDGAWGFTNRSTSYFGSDDFTTDPGLNKEDFRLFDRLSGGSGNLSLVAQWQGPWQGIYQANNVIANYAKVGSTDVLKNQAAGQAYFLRALGYFYLVRTFGPVPIILTQIDVNDRPPRDPVDKVYAAIISDLQKAKELLPISFPNQPGKANQMAARSLLADVYLSMTGWPLNQESNYKLAADEANSVMQSGVYNLNTPYATVFTTNNSSESIFGFQYNVSGGLPLRSAGSSSVPLDEIATNGSSGWDDYYPEINFYKNAPKCSRTDATFYTTIKLRQPDGKTFKLVPWDSPETHAGHPYYKKFRAGLNGDGVSETETTIDAINPSTNKVYDVIRYPQVLLIYAEASAMAAGGPTAASYSAINQVRKRAGLPDLTTGLSATAFRDAVVYERAYEFAGEFGVRWFDIVRLQLLPQIVAARSSAENPIPANTNFAQKYLAPIPVNEMSRNPTWTQNDGY